From Candidatus Deferrimicrobium sp., a single genomic window includes:
- a CDS encoding nitroreductase family protein has translation MDVFETMKARQSIRKFRKEPIPKEHILRMAEAASWAPTAGNSQNFRFIAVQERETITRMRGIVDEIESRVTGGEISAGKATYHNLFAFAPAVICVVGAPYESATDRLLREKDPERYKARRFQVNPGLQGISAGITQFILAACALGYGTCWMTGPLIAKPELESALSIRYPEELLAIIAVGKPDAAPPKPPRKAASEITTFR, from the coding sequence ATGGACGTCTTCGAGACGATGAAGGCCCGACAGAGCATCAGGAAATTCCGGAAGGAACCGATTCCAAAGGAACACATCCTGCGGATGGCGGAGGCCGCATCGTGGGCGCCCACGGCGGGAAATTCGCAGAATTTCCGATTTATCGCGGTCCAGGAACGGGAGACGATCACCCGGATGCGGGGAATCGTCGACGAGATCGAATCGCGCGTCACCGGGGGTGAGATCTCCGCTGGGAAGGCGACCTACCACAACCTGTTCGCCTTCGCCCCCGCCGTGATCTGCGTGGTCGGCGCCCCCTACGAATCGGCGACGGACAGGTTGCTTCGCGAGAAGGACCCCGAGCGGTACAAGGCGCGCCGCTTCCAGGTGAACCCCGGGCTCCAGGGGATCTCGGCCGGGATTACCCAGTTCATCCTGGCGGCCTGTGCGCTGGGGTACGGCACCTGCTGGATGACCGGCCCGCTGATCGCGAAGCCGGAGCTCGAATCGGCCCTCTCCATCCGTTATCCCGAAGAGCTGCTGGCGATCATCGCCGTGGGGAAGCCGGACGCGGCCCCCCCGAAACCGCCGCGCAAGGCGGCGTCGGAGATCACGACGTTCCGGTAA